From Caloenas nicobarica isolate bCalNic1 chromosome 18, bCalNic1.hap1, whole genome shotgun sequence, a single genomic window includes:
- the ABCC3 gene encoding ATP-binding cassette sub-family C member 3 isoform X2: METFCGSRFWDSNLSIHTDNPDLTPCFQNTILAWIPSIYLWSALPFYLLYLKSNKRGYIVLSVLSRFKTLFGVLLWCVSWADLFYSFHELLQNRTPPPVYFVTPLIVGITVLLATLLIQYERLRGVQSSGVLIIFWFLSVLCAVGPLRSKIMTTTAQGHVYERFRSTTFYIYFALIIIELILSCFKEKPPFFSPVNTDPNPCPESTSGFLSRLTFWWFTSMAILGYKRPLEEKDLWSLNEDDTSKVIVQQLSKEWDKEKAECKQKEDVTYMKKSNNVLNHVGDGPEESEVLIRDKKHNRKPSFLKALLRTFGPYFLIGSFFKLIQDLLSFVNPQLLSVLIGFIKNKDAPAWWGFLIAALMFICAVLQTLILHQHFQYCFVTGMRLRTGISGVIYRKSLVITNSAKRSSTVGEIVNLMSVDAQRFMDLMTFLNMLWSAPLQIFLALYFLWQTLGPSVLAGVAVMVLLIPLNAAIAMKTRAYQVEQMRYKDSRIKLMNEILGGIKVLKLYAWEPSFSEKVLEIRKNELRVLKKSAYLNSLSTFAWISAPFLVALTTFAVYVSVDENNILDAEKAFVSLSLFNILKFPLNMLPQVISNIAQTSVSLKRIQQFLSHDELDPNCVETKGIAPGNAISVTNATFSWGKELKPSLKDLFPPQYKSVGPQWRFGCRCWPRGLWEVFSGVCSPG; the protein is encoded by the exons gattCAAATCTTTCGATACACACTGACAATCCAGACCTGACACCGTGTTTCCAGAACACCATCCTAGCGTGGATCCCTAGCATTTACCTATGGAGTGCATTACCCTTTTATCTTCTCTACCTAAAGAGCAACAAAAGAGGGTACATCGTGCTTTCCGTGCTGAGCAGGTTCAAGACG CTCTTCGGTGTCCTGCTGTGGTGCGTGAGCTGGGCAGATCTCTTCTACTCTTTCCACGAGCTCCTGCAAAACCGGACTCCTCCACCCGTCTATTTTGTAACTCCATTGATTGTTGGCATCACCGTG CTGTTAGCTACGTTGCTTATTCAATATGAAAGGCTGAGAGGAGTTCAGTCTTCTGGAGTGCTCATTATCTTCTGGTTTTTGTCTGTGCTTTGTGCCGTGGGGCCTCTCCGCTCGAAGATCATGACTACAACGGCGCAG ggCCATGTATATGAAAGGTTCAGGTCTACCACGTTTTACATCTACTTTGCTTTGATAATCATTGAGTTGATCCtttcatgttttaaagaaaagcctccatttttttcccctgttaatACAGATCCT AATCCATGTCCAGAGTCAACTTCAGGCTTCCTGTCAAGACTGACGTTTTGGTGGTTTACAAG CATGGCAATTCTTGGGTACAAAAGGCCCCTTGAAGAAAAAGATTTGTGGTCGCTGAATGAAGATGATACTTCAAAAGTTATTGTGCAACAACTAAGTAAAGAGTGGgacaaagagaaagcagagtgCAAACA GAAAGAAGATGTGACATATATGAAGAAATCTAACAATGTGCTGAATCACGTTGGGGATGGTCCAGAGGAATCAGAAGTTCTGATCAGAGACAAAAAGCACAATAGAAAACCTTCCTTTCTCAAAGCTTTGTTGAGGACCTTTGGGCCATACTTCCTAATCGGCTCCTTCTTCAAGCTGATACAAGACCTGCTTTCTTTCGTCAACCCTCAGCTGTTAAG tgtATTAATCGGCTTCATTAAGAACAAAGATGCCCCAGCCTGGTGGGGATTTTTGATTGCGGCTTTGATGTTtatctgtgctgtgctgcagacacTCATACTTCACCAGCATTTCCAGTACTGCTTTGTTACTGGGATGAGGCTGAGAACTGGGATCAGTGGAGTGATATACCGAAAG TCTTTAGTCATCACAAACTCAGCAAAGCGCTCATCTACTGTTGGAGAAATTGTCAACTTGATGTCAGTGGATGCCCAGCGCTTCATGGACCTGATGACTTTCCTGAACATGTTGTGGTCTGCACCACTCCAGATATTTCTAGCTTTGTATTTCCTCTGGCAG ACTTTAGGGCCTTCTGTGCTGGCAGGGGTCGCCGTGATGGTTTTACTTATCCCACTTAACGCCGCGATAGCGATGAAAACCAGAGCGTACCAG GTGGAACAAATGCGATATAAAGACTCCCGCATTAAATTAATGAATGAGATTCTGGGTGGCATAAAGGTGCTGAAGCTGTATGCTTGGGAACCATCGTTTTCAGAAAAAGTGTTGGAGATACGAAAGAATGAGCTGCGAGTTTTGAAAAAATCTGCGTATCTCAATTCTTTGTCCACCTTTGCATGGATCAGCGCACCATTCCTG GTGGCATTGACGACATTTGCTGTATATGTCTCGGTGGATGAGAATAATATCCTGGACGCAGAAAAGGCTTTTGTCTCCCTCTCCTTGTTTAATATCTTAAAGTTTCCCCTCAATATGCTTCCGCAAGTCATTAGCAACATTGCGCAG ACAAGCGTTTCCCTAAAGAGAATTCAGCAGTTCCTGAGTCATGATGAACTCGATCCAAATTGTGTGGAAACAAAAGGAATTGCACCAG GCAATGCCATCAGCGTAACGAATGCGACGTTCAGCTGGGGAAAGGAGCTTAAGCCATCTTTGAAAGA CCTATTTCCTCCACAGTATAAATCTGTTGGTCCCCAGTGGCGCTTTGGTTGCCGTTGTTGGCCACGTGGGCTGTGGGAAGTCTTCTCTGGTGTCTGCTCTCCTGGGTGA